Proteins from a genomic interval of Nitrospina gracilis Nb-211:
- a CDS encoding fatty acid CoA ligase family protein encodes MTAPSVENIASLLDNLAATIPNRDAMVMPRANSCRRITFHQLQRETHRLADGLRRTGFVHGDRVLVMVPFGIEFVTLTFALFRIGAVPVLIDPGLDRKQVLTGIENVAPTGFIGVPKAHLARLTYRKRFRSVERLVTVGRRWFWGGFTLRSVRAFGRRDPVPVATQPDDAAAILFTSGSTGPPKGVLYTHRMFALQVDKIKQLYGISVGEVDLPTFPLFGLFGVGLGMTCILPDMDPTRPAKVNPENILGPIKQFNITSSFGSPALWDTVTRYCIEHGKKLDSLKRVLIAGAPVPGSLLERFDRILNHDAKVHTPYGATEALPVCSIERREVVDETWPRTQEGAGTCVGKPVEGVELKILNITDDPIPEWNASLEAPAGCIGEIAVTGPWVTREYVALDKANRQSKIKDGDRTWHRMGDVGYLDEQGRLWFCGRKSHRVLTNEGPLFTIVCEAVFNRHPQVKRSALVGVGEGGQQVPVIIVELHDPESAKDPTVKTRLLAELLALGAGHAATKSIGAVLFHPAFPVDIRHNAKIRREALAQWAAARLMG; translated from the coding sequence ATGACCGCCCCCTCCGTAGAAAACATCGCCAGCCTGCTCGACAACCTGGCCGCGACCATCCCCAACCGCGACGCGATGGTGATGCCGCGCGCCAACAGTTGCCGCAGAATCACCTTCCACCAACTGCAACGGGAAACGCACCGGCTGGCCGACGGATTGCGCCGCACCGGATTCGTCCACGGAGACCGGGTGCTGGTGATGGTGCCGTTCGGCATCGAATTCGTCACGCTCACCTTCGCGCTGTTCCGCATTGGCGCGGTGCCGGTACTGATCGATCCCGGCCTCGACCGCAAGCAGGTGCTGACCGGCATCGAAAATGTCGCGCCGACCGGGTTCATCGGCGTGCCCAAGGCGCACCTCGCCCGCCTGACTTACAGAAAACGTTTCCGCTCCGTGGAGCGTCTGGTCACCGTGGGCCGACGCTGGTTCTGGGGAGGCTTCACGCTCCGCTCCGTGCGAGCGTTCGGACGGCGCGATCCCGTTCCCGTCGCGACCCAGCCGGACGACGCGGCGGCGATCCTGTTCACCAGCGGCAGTACGGGGCCGCCCAAGGGCGTGCTCTACACGCACCGCATGTTTGCCCTGCAGGTGGACAAAATCAAACAACTCTATGGGATCTCGGTCGGCGAAGTGGACCTGCCGACGTTCCCGTTATTCGGCCTGTTCGGTGTGGGCCTCGGCATGACCTGCATTCTGCCGGACATGGACCCCACCCGCCCGGCAAAGGTGAACCCGGAAAACATCCTCGGCCCCATAAAACAATTCAACATCACCAGCAGTTTCGGCTCGCCCGCGCTGTGGGACACGGTGACGCGGTATTGCATCGAACACGGCAAGAAACTGGATTCGCTGAAGCGCGTCCTGATTGCGGGGGCGCCGGTGCCGGGTTCCCTGCTGGAACGCTTTGACCGTATTTTAAATCATGATGCGAAAGTGCATACACCCTACGGTGCGACGGAAGCCCTGCCGGTGTGTTCGATCGAGCGCCGCGAAGTGGTGGACGAAACCTGGCCGCGCACGCAGGAAGGCGCGGGCACCTGCGTCGGCAAGCCGGTGGAAGGAGTGGAGCTGAAAATCCTCAATATCACCGACGATCCCATTCCAGAATGGAACGCCTCGCTGGAAGCACCCGCCGGCTGTATCGGCGAGATCGCAGTCACGGGGCCCTGGGTCACACGTGAGTATGTGGCGCTGGACAAGGCCAACCGCCAATCAAAAATCAAGGACGGCGACCGCACCTGGCACCGCATGGGCGATGTCGGCTATCTGGATGAACAGGGACGTTTGTGGTTCTGCGGCAGGAAGAGTCACCGTGTGCTGACGAATGAAGGGCCCCTGTTCACCATCGTGTGCGAAGCCGTGTTCAACCGCCACCCGCAGGTGAAGCGTTCGGCGCTGGTGGGTGTGGGTGAGGGAGGTCAGCAGGTTCCGGTCATCATCGTCGAACTTCATGATCCGGAATCCGCAAAAGACCCGACGGTGAAGACCCGTCTGCTTGCGGAACTTCTGGCGCTGGGCGCGGGCCACGCGGCGACGAAGTCCATCGGCGCGGTGCTGTTTCATCCCGCATTTCCCGTGGACATCCGTCACAACGCCAAGATCCGTCGTGAAGCGCTGGCGCAATGGGCGGCGGCCAGGCTGATGGGTTGA
- a CDS encoding DnaA/Hda family protein, whose amino-acid sequence MSRQDSNSRQRILNFPVHPEYTFDNFIVSRESEFAWTTARQFALPEAIPAQSLFIAGATGLGKTHLLMATGNLASETQSALYVHCDDFLTTVAAGEESAATALAPLESVDLLLMDDMDRIAGHPAAQERLYLIYNTLRERGKRIVFAGRTPPNRLPDTERYLSSRFQWGVTAELGPIDDATTARLVPKLAQDMGLEIPDKITHYLLTRLPRDFSSIKNAVTRINAESLARQQKVTLPLVKAALGLEDA is encoded by the coding sequence ATGTCTCGTCAGGATTCCAACAGCCGACAACGCATTCTCAACTTTCCCGTTCATCCGGAATACACCTTCGACAACTTCATCGTCTCCCGGGAGTCCGAGTTTGCGTGGACCACGGCGCGGCAGTTTGCCCTGCCGGAAGCCATTCCTGCCCAGAGCCTGTTCATCGCCGGTGCCACGGGCCTCGGCAAAACCCACCTGCTGATGGCCACCGGCAATCTCGCCTCGGAAACGCAGTCGGCCCTCTATGTACACTGCGACGATTTCCTCACCACCGTCGCCGCGGGGGAAGAATCCGCCGCAACGGCACTGGCTCCACTGGAATCGGTTGACCTGTTGCTGATGGACGACATGGACCGCATCGCCGGACATCCGGCGGCGCAGGAAAGACTGTACCTGATTTACAACACACTGCGCGAACGCGGCAAACGCATCGTCTTTGCCGGGCGCACGCCGCCCAACCGCCTGCCCGATACGGAACGCTATCTGAGTTCGCGCTTCCAGTGGGGCGTGACGGCCGAACTCGGTCCCATCGACGATGCCACCACGGCGCGGCTGGTGCCCAAACTCGCACAGGATATGGGGCTGGAGATTCCAGACAAGATCACGCACTATCTGCTCACACGCCTGCCACGCGACTTTTCGTCGATCAAGAACGCCGTCACCCGCATCAACGCCGAATCCCTGGCGCGCCAACAAAAGGTCACCCTGCCCCTGGTGAAAGCGGCGCTGGGCCTGGAGGACGCGTGA
- a CDS encoding DUF2065 domain-containing protein, with protein MSLFLTAIGLMMIFEGIPYFCFPDQVKALAEKIPSIENGVLRGLGFVIIILGLVVVYFGRLMYSND; from the coding sequence ATGAGTCTGTTCCTCACCGCCATCGGACTGATGATGATTTTTGAAGGCATCCCCTATTTCTGTTTTCCGGACCAAGTCAAAGCCCTGGCAGAAAAAATTCCATCCATCGAAAACGGTGTGCTTCGGGGATTGGGGTTCGTCATCATCATCCTGGGACTGGTCGTCGTTTATTTTGGGAGGTTAATGTATTCCAATGACTGA
- a CDS encoding DegQ family serine endoprotease: protein MLNQLKRVSAVSFLVFLWTFSATFTGPMAGVSLVNPAYALSSQNMPLGSNIFVEIAKEKNPAVVNISIRGKAQMSSRTPRGPQFRGEPREPFQDFYDRFFGQQDPQPRRGMGSGFIISPEGLVLTNYHVVQGADEILVNIDDGGAIEKEYEATLVGSDPKTDIALIKLVLDGKDKVKFPHLEFGDSDKLEVGEWVMAIGNPFGLSHTVTVGVVSAKDRAIGSGPYDEFIQTDASINPGNSGGPLLNIKGQVIGMNTAIISGSTGGNVGIGFAIPINMVKAILPDLKEKGAVTRGWLGVMIQKITPELKDSFNLSSFEGALVGDVIPGGPADQAGIKRGDVIIQFGKEKVETMESLPKIVAATPPGEAVNVKVIRDGKEMNISVTIEVLKDEETKLAALDPLGIQTQDITPELMQSMELESTDGVLVSDVTPGESGGEAGLRRGDIITEVNRKPVANTQDYQAAVRGLKSGDTALMLVKRGGTTIYIAVKLN, encoded by the coding sequence ATGCTTAATCAGTTGAAAAGAGTTTCCGCCGTCAGCTTCCTGGTATTTCTGTGGACGTTTTCCGCGACTTTCACCGGTCCGATGGCAGGCGTCAGCCTGGTGAACCCCGCCTATGCCCTCAGCAGTCAGAACATGCCGCTGGGAAGCAACATATTCGTGGAAATCGCCAAGGAAAAAAATCCGGCTGTGGTCAACATCAGCATCCGGGGGAAGGCGCAGATGAGTTCGCGGACGCCTCGGGGACCTCAGTTTCGCGGTGAGCCGCGCGAGCCGTTCCAGGATTTTTATGACCGCTTCTTCGGTCAGCAGGACCCGCAACCGCGCCGGGGCATGGGCTCGGGTTTCATCATCAGTCCCGAAGGCCTGGTCCTCACCAACTACCACGTAGTGCAGGGTGCGGATGAGATTCTGGTCAATATCGACGATGGCGGCGCCATCGAAAAGGAATACGAAGCCACCCTGGTGGGCAGTGATCCCAAAACCGACATCGCGCTCATCAAGCTGGTTCTGGATGGCAAAGACAAGGTCAAGTTCCCCCACCTCGAATTCGGCGACTCCGACAAACTGGAAGTCGGCGAGTGGGTGATGGCGATCGGCAATCCCTTCGGCCTCAGCCACACGGTGACCGTGGGCGTGGTCAGCGCGAAAGACCGCGCCATCGGCTCCGGCCCTTATGACGAATTCATCCAGACCGACGCATCCATCAATCCCGGCAACAGCGGCGGGCCTCTGCTCAACATCAAGGGCCAGGTGATCGGCATGAACACCGCCATCATTTCCGGTAGCACGGGCGGCAACGTGGGCATCGGTTTCGCCATCCCCATCAACATGGTGAAAGCCATTTTGCCCGACCTCAAGGAAAAGGGCGCCGTCACCCGCGGCTGGCTGGGCGTGATGATTCAGAAAATCACGCCGGAGCTCAAGGACTCCTTTAACCTGAGTTCGTTTGAAGGCGCGCTGGTGGGCGATGTCATTCCCGGCGGCCCGGCGGACCAGGCGGGCATCAAGCGTGGAGACGTGATCATTCAGTTCGGCAAGGAAAAAGTGGAAACGATGGAAAGCCTGCCGAAGATCGTCGCCGCTACGCCTCCGGGTGAAGCGGTCAACGTGAAAGTCATCCGCGATGGCAAGGAAATGAACATCTCCGTCACCATCGAGGTCCTGAAAGATGAAGAGACCAAGTTGGCGGCTTTGGATCCGCTCGGCATCCAGACGCAGGACATCACGCCCGAGTTGATGCAGAGCATGGAACTGGAATCGACCGATGGCGTTCTGGTGTCCGACGTCACGCCGGGCGAGTCCGGCGGCGAGGCGGGCCTGCGCCGCGGCGATATCATCACCGAGGTCAACCGCAAGCCGGTGGCCAACACCCAGGACTATCAGGCGGCGGTCCGCGGTTTGAAATCCGGAGACACGGCGCTGATGCTGGTCAAACGCGGCGGCACCACGATCTACATCGCGGTGAAGCTGAACTGA
- a CDS encoding Do family serine endopeptidase, translating to MMINGWVRAVCLLGAIVLAGGSVRTSVSHAEPFPRRTPVVEAVQQVGPAVVNIFTEEAPPQVKNPFRDFFGNGLLDPFFRQFNSQGSQRRSLGSGVLIHPDGYILTNEHVIAKAVRIQVTLIDNREFDAKLIGADLKSDLAVIKIDSDQPLPYVKMGRSHDLMIGETVIAIGNPFGLKHTVTSGIISALDRTIHAGEREIYNDFIQVDASINPGNSGGPLLNINGELIGINTAIFQDAQGIGFAIPIDTARRIVEDLIEFGEVFRGWIGVAVQDLTPMLARQFAMEHTRGALVTQVFENSPASRVGLKPGDVLTAIDGHELLDKADFKRKLTSYTVGDSMEVTYRRAGRDARLRLDVVRIPDSAALQFAKEGLGIEVRGITPDLRQRFRLATSQGVVIVSVRRNSETYQIGIRPGDVIRQVNQVVVTDQASFNEALIEARKHSSVLLLVQRGQSGYYVTLNLELP from the coding sequence ATGATGATAAACGGATGGGTTCGTGCCGTTTGCCTGCTGGGTGCGATCGTGCTGGCTGGTGGATCGGTCAGGACTTCAGTTTCGCATGCGGAGCCTTTTCCCCGCCGCACTCCGGTGGTCGAGGCGGTCCAGCAGGTCGGACCCGCCGTCGTCAACATTTTCACCGAAGAAGCTCCTCCTCAAGTCAAAAATCCCTTCCGTGATTTTTTCGGAAACGGCCTGCTCGATCCTTTCTTCCGCCAGTTCAACTCGCAGGGATCACAGCGCCGCAGTCTCGGTTCCGGCGTGCTCATCCACCCGGACGGCTACATCCTGACCAACGAACACGTCATCGCCAAGGCCGTGCGCATCCAGGTGACGCTCATCGACAACCGCGAGTTTGACGCGAAGCTGATCGGCGCGGACCTCAAGTCCGATCTCGCGGTGATCAAGATCGACTCCGACCAGCCCCTGCCGTACGTGAAGATGGGTCGCTCGCACGACCTCATGATCGGCGAGACGGTCATCGCCATCGGCAACCCGTTCGGCCTCAAGCACACCGTCACCTCCGGCATCATCAGCGCACTCGACCGCACCATCCATGCCGGTGAACGGGAAATCTACAACGACTTCATCCAGGTGGACGCGTCGATCAATCCCGGCAACAGCGGCGGGCCCCTGCTCAATATCAACGGCGAGCTGATCGGCATCAACACCGCCATCTTTCAGGACGCGCAGGGCATCGGCTTCGCCATTCCCATTGATACCGCACGACGCATCGTCGAGGACCTCATCGAGTTCGGCGAGGTGTTCCGCGGCTGGATCGGCGTCGCCGTGCAGGACCTGACCCCGATGCTGGCGCGCCAGTTTGCGATGGAACACACCCGCGGTGCGCTGGTCACGCAGGTGTTCGAGAACAGCCCCGCGAGCCGCGTGGGATTGAAACCCGGCGACGTGCTTACCGCCATCGATGGCCACGAACTGCTGGACAAGGCCGACTTCAAACGCAAGCTGACATCGTACACCGTCGGCGACAGCATGGAGGTCACCTACCGCCGCGCCGGACGTGACGCCCGACTGCGCCTGGATGTGGTGAGGATACCGGACAGCGCCGCGTTGCAGTTCGCCAAGGAGGGACTGGGCATTGAGGTGCGCGGCATCACGCCGGACCTGCGCCAGCGCTTCCGCCTGGCCACGTCGCAGGGCGTGGTGATCGTCAGCGTACGGCGCAACAGCGAGACGTACCAGATCGGCATCCGTCCCGGCGATGTCATCCGGCAGGTCAAC